One part of the Longimicrobiales bacterium genome encodes these proteins:
- a CDS encoding RidA family protein — translation MRIIRWVTCTGLVFVLATGCTIEDRLDRIPEAESTRRQVIQPEGVARLPVFSSAIRSGDFIFLSGALGALPGVMPPQLIEGGIEAETRQTMDNIISVLAAADVTLEDLIKCTVFLADIDDYAAMNSVYVEYFPSDPPARSALAGSGLALGALVEIECIAAAPEGS, via the coding sequence ATGCGGATTATCCGATGGGTCACGTGTACTGGGCTTGTCTTCGTTCTCGCGACTGGGTGCACGATCGAGGACCGTCTGGATCGCATACCTGAAGCGGAGTCCACCCGGCGACAGGTCATTCAGCCGGAGGGCGTAGCGCGACTGCCCGTCTTCTCTTCGGCGATTCGAAGTGGTGACTTCATTTTCCTGTCGGGTGCGCTCGGCGCACTGCCCGGGGTTATGCCACCCCAACTCATCGAGGGTGGCATCGAGGCCGAGACCCGACAGACCATGGACAACATCATCAGCGTCCTTGCGGCGGCTGACGTGACGCTGGAGGATCTCATCAAATGCACGGTCTTCTTGGCCGACATTGATGACTATGCGGCGATGAATTCAGTCTACGTGGAATACTTTCCGTCGGACCCGCCCGCACGTTCGGCGCTTGCCGGGAGTGGCCTCGCGCTAGGTGCCCTGGTCGAGATCGAGTGCATTGCGGCTGCACCCGAAGGGAGCTGA
- a CDS encoding SDR family NAD(P)-dependent oxidoreductase, which translates to MIQTEKNRPVALITGGSRGIGAATAHAFADTGFRVIITHRDSEAGAEEVLGSLDGTGHRILQVSASDTAGLQEAAKSVASNEGRLDVLVNNAATTRVIAHDDLDGMDDAFFDQIMRTNVRGPFATIRSFRPLLEQAPGGVVINVSSVAARTAAGSNVAYSASKAALDNMTMCLARALGPAVRVISVAPGLVETHLTREWSAERRRRYVERTPLARLGTPEDIAHSIVAAATRLTFTTGTVISVDGGRPLA; encoded by the coding sequence ATGATTCAGACTGAAAAAAACCGCCCGGTCGCCTTGATCACCGGCGGAAGCCGAGGCATTGGAGCAGCTACGGCGCACGCGTTCGCAGACACAGGCTTTCGCGTGATCATTACGCATCGCGACTCCGAGGCGGGGGCTGAGGAGGTCCTGGGATCGCTGGACGGCACCGGGCACCGGATTCTCCAGGTGTCGGCCTCGGATACCGCTGGGCTGCAGGAGGCCGCGAAATCCGTAGCATCCAATGAGGGCCGACTCGACGTGCTGGTGAATAATGCCGCCACCACACGAGTGATCGCTCACGACGATCTCGATGGGATGGACGACGCGTTCTTCGATCAGATCATGAGGACGAATGTGCGGGGGCCGTTCGCGACGATTCGCTCGTTCCGACCGCTCCTCGAGCAGGCACCGGGCGGCGTGGTCATCAACGTCTCGTCCGTAGCCGCTCGAACAGCCGCGGGGAGCAACGTAGCCTATTCCGCATCGAAGGCCGCGCTCGACAACATGACCATGTGCCTGGCCCGGGCCCTCGGGCCTGCGGTACGTGTGATCTCTGTCGCGCCGGGCCTGGTCGAAACACACCTCACCCGCGAGTGGAGTGCTGAGCGTCGACGTCGCTACGTCGAGCGGACTCCTCTCGCGAGGCTTGGCACGCCTGAGGACATCGCGCACTCCATCGTCGCAGCAGCCACACGGCTCACCTTCACGACCGGTACCGTGATCTCAGTCGATGGCGGACGACCCCTGGCCTGA
- a CDS encoding Zn-dependent hydrolase, translating into MKRRDFARVSGLAMAGAWTGATPVLGDHRSGPGRGQAFVVDATRLGERMRELATFGANAAGGIDRVAFSDANIEARDWVAGLLQAAGFETHTDFAGNLIAQKPGTELGLAPIMFGSHIDSVPGGGNFDGQVGSMGAVEVAATLADAGRQTRHPMEIAFFTNEEGGKTGSRALAGQVERFELDIETASGFTIGEGLDRLGGNAARLADVRRDEGSLTAFLELHVEQGAVMDQDGIDIGVVEGIVGIMRWNVTVHGMTNHAGTTPMDRRADAMVGAARFITSAYRIAHDTPGRQVATVGRLEAEPGAPNVIPGHVRMTLEIRDLTMEGVADIYAAIEERSAEIARQTGVTFSFERFYTSGAAPTDLRIRDMVERAANDLGLSPARMPSGAGHDAQSMALLCPVGMIFVPSVNGVSHAPEEHTELEDIVNGSNVLLRTLLALDAAGLVTKQLPRP; encoded by the coding sequence ATGAAGAGAAGAGATTTCGCGCGCGTGAGTGGGCTCGCCATGGCGGGAGCATGGACTGGTGCAACGCCTGTCCTTGGCGACCATCGTTCCGGTCCAGGTCGTGGTCAGGCCTTCGTAGTAGATGCGACACGACTCGGCGAACGTATGCGCGAACTCGCCACCTTCGGAGCGAACGCCGCCGGGGGAATCGACCGGGTCGCATTCAGTGACGCCAACATCGAGGCCCGCGACTGGGTCGCAGGCCTCCTACAAGCGGCAGGCTTCGAGACGCACACCGACTTCGCAGGGAACCTGATCGCTCAGAAGCCAGGCACGGAGCTCGGGCTTGCTCCCATCATGTTCGGCTCTCACATCGACTCCGTGCCAGGAGGTGGCAACTTCGATGGCCAGGTTGGATCCATGGGCGCGGTTGAGGTCGCCGCCACGCTGGCCGACGCCGGACGCCAGACGCGACATCCCATGGAGATAGCCTTCTTCACCAACGAAGAAGGGGGCAAAACCGGGAGCCGCGCCCTCGCGGGTCAGGTCGAGAGATTCGAACTCGATATCGAGACTGCCTCGGGCTTCACCATTGGGGAAGGCCTCGACCGGCTGGGGGGGAACGCCGCGCGACTGGCCGACGTCCGCCGCGACGAGGGCTCGCTGACGGCGTTCCTTGAGCTGCATGTCGAGCAGGGTGCGGTCATGGATCAGGACGGCATCGATATCGGCGTGGTCGAGGGCATCGTCGGGATCATGCGCTGGAACGTCACGGTGCATGGAATGACCAACCACGCGGGAACCACACCGATGGACCGACGTGCCGATGCAATGGTCGGCGCGGCCCGCTTCATCACATCGGCGTACCGCATCGCGCACGACACGCCGGGTCGCCAAGTGGCCACCGTCGGTCGGCTCGAAGCCGAGCCAGGCGCACCGAACGTCATTCCGGGGCACGTCCGCATGACGTTGGAGATCCGAGATCTCACGATGGAGGGAGTCGCGGACATATACGCTGCGATCGAGGAACGATCTGCAGAGATCGCCCGACAGACCGGCGTCACCTTTTCTTTCGAGCGCTTCTACACGAGTGGAGCCGCCCCGACCGACCTGCGCATTCGAGACATGGTCGAACGAGCCGCGAACGATCTGGGCCTTAGCCCGGCGCGGATGCCCTCGGGTGCCGGACACGATGCGCAGAGCATGGCCTTGCTCTGTCCGGTCGGAATGATCTTCGTACCCTCCGTGAACGGAGTCAGTCACGCTCCTGAGGAGCACACCGAACTGGAGGACATCGTGAACGGAAGCAATGTCCTGCTTCGGACTCTACTGGCCCTGGATGCAGCCGGCCTCGTGACAAAACAACTCCCGAGGCCATAG
- a CDS encoding ABC transporter ATP-binding protein has protein sequence MSHAPDHAVAPARGIIRHYWHVVDGRWWHLALPIGLILIAGVLEGASFSLLIPLTEAISQNSFDFLADSRAFGWILQLVPDSVVDRGARDSFLIVMVVSLLIVGRIAKLVVEYASKLFVVGRNERYRVQVGEETFGRVLQFGRQYFDRNAVGRVDAEIGWSSSIMGLLVAIEELLRNGVGLLVKAAVMFGISLPLSIAFILSLPLVNWLMNAVNREVQRISQQGVEVDRRMRTRILDVLGSIPLVKAYSQEQQAAGAYADVLREAEVLAVRRGRVISLRYPVEEVLILLTMLLVQSVVIFVSPAAFRPGDLAAFGAFLLILQQALRDYKYFSEFSLKVSQEIPRLDAVADLFSDEGKYLVPAGNRRFEALKDGIAVKHLDFQYQDGVETLRDINTTLRAGKVTAIVGPTGAGKTTFVDLIARFYDCAPGSISLDGHDIRDFSLESLHARMAIVSQEVWLLNRTLRENLTFGLDRPIDEEEVLAALHDVELGTFAEGLRDGLDTEVGDRGVQLSGGQRQRAALARALLRDPDILILDEATSALDSVIEQRVARAIQQRAHGRTLIIIAHRLSTIRDADQILVMNNGRMVEQGGWDDLVAAGGTFSELHRAQFGQDSAPHAP, from the coding sequence ATGAGTCACGCCCCGGACCATGCCGTAGCCCCAGCCAGAGGCATTATCCGCCACTACTGGCATGTGGTGGATGGCCGTTGGTGGCATCTCGCATTACCGATCGGGCTCATTCTGATCGCCGGCGTACTGGAGGGCGCGTCGTTCTCCCTGTTGATCCCGCTTACCGAAGCGATCTCTCAGAACTCGTTCGACTTTCTGGCTGACTCAAGAGCGTTCGGCTGGATCCTGCAGCTCGTACCAGACTCCGTTGTCGACCGCGGAGCTCGAGACTCGTTTCTCATCGTCATGGTCGTATCGCTCCTGATCGTCGGGCGTATTGCCAAGCTCGTCGTCGAATACGCCAGCAAACTCTTCGTCGTCGGACGCAACGAGCGCTACCGGGTCCAGGTCGGGGAGGAAACATTCGGGCGCGTCCTTCAGTTCGGGCGACAGTACTTCGACCGAAATGCTGTCGGACGCGTGGACGCCGAGATCGGGTGGTCGAGCTCGATCATGGGGCTGCTTGTCGCAATCGAGGAGCTACTGCGCAACGGCGTCGGCCTTCTCGTTAAGGCCGCAGTCATGTTCGGAATTTCGCTCCCGCTGTCGATCGCGTTCATCCTGTCGCTGCCCTTGGTGAACTGGCTGATGAATGCAGTCAACCGCGAGGTCCAGCGCATATCACAACAAGGCGTTGAAGTGGACCGGCGCATGAGGACGCGGATCCTCGACGTACTCGGATCGATTCCACTGGTGAAGGCGTACTCACAGGAACAGCAGGCCGCCGGAGCGTACGCAGACGTGCTCCGCGAAGCAGAAGTGCTGGCGGTTCGACGGGGACGTGTCATCAGTCTGCGGTATCCCGTCGAGGAAGTCCTGATCCTGCTGACCATGCTGCTCGTCCAGAGCGTCGTGATCTTCGTCTCGCCAGCCGCCTTCCGCCCCGGCGACCTGGCGGCATTCGGTGCGTTCTTGTTGATCCTCCAGCAGGCCCTGCGTGACTACAAATATTTCAGCGAGTTCAGTCTGAAGGTTTCACAGGAAATTCCCAGACTCGATGCGGTCGCAGACCTTTTTTCGGACGAAGGAAAGTACCTGGTGCCGGCGGGCAACAGACGTTTCGAGGCCCTGAAGGACGGAATCGCGGTCAAGCATCTCGACTTCCAGTATCAAGACGGTGTCGAAACCCTGCGCGACATCAACACGACACTGCGCGCCGGGAAAGTCACCGCGATCGTAGGCCCCACAGGAGCCGGTAAAACGACTTTCGTCGACCTGATCGCACGCTTCTACGATTGCGCACCCGGATCCATCTCACTCGATGGACACGACATCCGCGACTTCTCGCTGGAATCACTCCACGCCCGGATGGCCATCGTAAGTCAGGAGGTCTGGCTGCTAAATCGGACCCTGCGCGAGAACCTGACGTTCGGCCTCGACCGTCCGATCGATGAAGAGGAAGTCCTCGCGGCGCTCCATGACGTGGAGTTGGGCACCTTTGCCGAAGGGCTACGAGACGGGCTCGATACGGAGGTCGGTGACCGTGGCGTTCAGCTTTCAGGCGGGCAGCGCCAGCGTGCTGCACTCGCTCGCGCCCTTCTGCGAGATCCCGACATCCTGATTCTGGACGAGGCCACCTCGGCCCTGGACAGCGTCATCGAACAGCGCGTCGCTCGGGCGATCCAGCAGCGTGCGCATGGTCGGACGCTGATCATCATCGCGCATCGACTTTCGACTATTCGTGACGCCGACCAGATCCTGGTCATGAACAACGGCCGCATGGTCGAACAAGGCGGCTGGGACGACCTGGTCGCGGCTGGAGGAACCTTCTCGGAGTTACACAGGGCCCAGTTCGGGCAGGACTCCGCTCCTCATGCTCCGTGA